One Poecilia reticulata strain Guanapo linkage group LG4, Guppy_female_1.0+MT, whole genome shotgun sequence genomic window carries:
- the bcar3 gene encoding LOW QUALITY PROTEIN: breast cancer anti-estrogen resistance protein 3 (The sequence of the model RefSeq protein was modified relative to this genomic sequence to represent the inferred CDS: substituted 1 base at 1 genomic stop codon) — protein sequence MTERCSLKALTAALCCFYHRNSVITGKFSRDQFILDCSLEKLRRELEEELKMSSEEPRSHAWYHGAIPRQVAESLVQRDGDFLLRDSLSSPGSFVLTCQWRNAAQHFKISKKVVILNDAYSRVEYLLDKEGFDSVPALIRFYVGNRKPVSQVVGAIIFQPINRAFPLRYLEEKYGLSSNHKEAGLMVQERRSQNRLSLNITNGHDGVHDGHHGQDNGFVRGAQLRLKDRCGSQPASLNQVQEKRRPLKAHQSESFLPLGTKQLPQQSVDPLLTSPGPKSPVFRTGSEPVLSPSAQRRSAEPLAGQAIRGSDSQLCPKPPPKPSKVPLTRLPLMPPSGENPASSRRSGAPPVPPVKPQKLRHFPLADSRGPSSSVVSPPGVVQCPDSELASGRTERLHPRPADLRSCRPPEPDRDRQTSQNPPTSCSYVERLKTGGEAAGQKTLDRSSYHHAIAALESTSEEEEEEEEKARCGFLRPVLETESAFRPAEFESRLLPPENKPLEMAVLKRAKELLLSHDHQSLXKPLLLLQVARILGVTPQVKGRMGVSSGLELVTLPHGRQLRLDLMERHHTMAVGVAVDILGCTGTVEERASTLNRIILVAMELKNAVGDLFAFTALMKALDMQQISRLEETWTTLRRNYTQNAVSYEKILKPFYKSLYEGEASSPSVVCIPLLLPLLTLMERPSTTPEGVELWETSDQGCDIMLRHLEAARDVANNAQSYTSNAEKILEGFQFDEDLLEVFKTDFQLRLLWGSRGAAVNQSDRYNKFNLILTALSRKLEPVTKTQLKD from the exons TTCTCCAGGGACCAGTTCATCCTGGACTGTTCGTTGGAGAAGCTGCGcagggagctggaggaggagctgaagatgAGCAGCGAGGAGCCCAGGAGTCACGCCTGGTACCACGGCGCCATTCCCAGACAG GTCGCAGAGAGCCTGGTGCAGCGTGACGGAGACTTCCTGCTGCGGGATTCGCTCTCCAGCCCAGGGAGTTTCGTTCTGACCTGCCAGTGGAGAAACGCGGCGCAGCACTTCAAGATCAGCAAGAAG GTGGTGATCCTGAATGACGCGTACTCCAGAGTGGAGTACCTGTTGGATAAGGAAGGGTTCGACAGCGTTCCTGCGCTCATCAGATTCTACGTTGGCAACAGAAAACCCGTCTCGCAG GTTGTTGGTGCCATCATCTTCCAGCCGATCAACAGAGCGTTCCCGCTGCGCTACTTGGAGGAAAAGTACGGACTGTCGAGCAACCACAAAGAGGCGGGGCTGATGGTGCAGGAGAGGCGGAGCCAGAACCGCCTGAGCCTCAACATCACCAACGGCCACGACGGCGTCCACGACGGCCATCACGGCCAGGACAACGGCTTCGTCCGCGGCGCCCAGCTCAG GTTGAAGGATCGCTGCGGCAGTCAGCCAGCGAGTCTCAATCAAGTCCAGGAGAAGCGACGCCCCCTGAAGGCGCACCAATCAGAAAGCTTCCTGCCTCTGG GAACCAAACAGCTGCCCCAGCAGTCCGTGGACCCGCTGCTCACCAGCCCCGGACCAAAGTCTCCGGTGTTTCGGACCGGCAGTGAGCCGGTCCTGAGCCCATCAGCCCAGCGTAGATCTGCAGAACCTTTAGCAG GTCAAGCGATCCGYGGCTCCGACAGCCAGCTGTGCCCCAAGCCGCCTCCCAAACCGAGCAAAGTGCCCCTGACCCGGCTGCCCCTCATGCCTCCCTCTGGGGAAAACCCGGCTTCCTCCAGGAGGAGTGGAG ctccgCCGGTTCCTCCTGTGAAGCCCCAGAAGCTTCGACATTTTCCTCTTGCGGATTCCCGCGGTCCGTCCAGCTCCGTGGTTTCTCCTCCTGGAGTTGTCCAGTGTCCGGACTCGGAGCTGGCGTCAGGAAGGACGGAACGGCTGCATCCGCGCCCAGCCGACCTCCGGTCCTGCCGCCCACCGGAACCGGACCGGGATCGCCAGACGTCGCAGAACCCGCCCACGTCGTGTAGCTACGTGGAGCGGCTGAAAACCGGCGGCGAGGCGGCGGGCCAGAAAACGCTCGACAGAAGCTCCTACCACCACGCCATCGCCGCCTTGGAAAGCACaagcgaggaagaggaggaggaggaagaaaaggcgAGGTGCGGGTTTCTGCGGCCGGTTCTGGAGACGGAGTCGGCGTTCAGGCCGGCGGAGTTCGAGTCACGTCTGCTGCCGCCTGAAAACAAACCGCTGGAGATGGCGGTGCTGAAGAGAGcgaaggagctgctgctcagccaCGACCACCAGAG CTTGTAAAAACCGTTGCTGCTGCTTCAGGTGGCGCGGATCCTGGGCGTGACTCCTCAGGTCAAAGGTCGGATGGGCGTTAGTTCGGGTCTGGAGCTGGTGACGCTGCCGCACGGCCGCCAGCTGAGGCTGGACCTGATGGAACG GCACCACACCATGGCGGTCGGCGTCGCCGTGGACATTCTGGGATGCACCGGCACCGTGGAGGAGCGGGCGTCCACCTTGAATCGCATCatcctggttgccatggagctGAAGAACGCCGTCGGCGATCTGTTCGCCTTCACGGCCCTCATGAAGGCCCTGGACATGCAGCAG ATCAGCCGCCTGGAGGAAACCTGGACGACTCTACGGAGGAACTACACGCAGAACGCCGTCAGCTACGAGAAAATCCTCAAGCCTTTCTACAAGAGTCTGTATGAAGGAGAAG CCTCCTCTCCTTCTGTGGTCTGCAtccccctcctcctgcctctgctcACCCTGATGGAGCGACCGTCAACCACGCCCGAAGGGGTGGAGCTCTGGGAAACCAGCGACCAGGGATGTGACATCATGCTGCGCCACCTGGAGGCGGCGCGCGACGTCGCAAACAACGCTCAGAGCTACACGTCCAACGCAGAGAAGATCCTAGAag GGTTTCAGTTCGACGAAGATCTGCTGGAAGTTTTTAAAACGGACTTCCAGCTGCGGCTGCTTTGGGGGAGCCGCGGAGCAGCCGTCAACCAATCAGATCGCTACAACAAGTTCAACCTCATCCTCACYGCGTTGTCAAGGAAACTGGAGCCTGTGACCAAAACACAGCTAAAGGACTAA